The Flavobacterium jumunjinense genome includes a region encoding these proteins:
- a CDS encoding trimeric intracellular cation channel family protein, with amino-acid sequence MFQLLDFIGTFVFAVSGVLTGLNKKLDLFGVFIIAFVTALGGGTLRDVLIGRTPVGWMLDLQYVYLIVIGFVVAIVFRKKLDKLRVSMFLFDTIGLGIFTLIGLEKGIEKGLHPIVCIALGAMTATFGGVIRDILCNEIPVVFRREIYATVCILGGVLFFVLQNCNVSNDFIYLTTTVFMIVLRLLAVKYKWYLPTLYYKG; translated from the coding sequence ATGTTTCAACTTTTGGATTTTATTGGAACTTTTGTGTTTGCGGTTTCAGGTGTTTTAACAGGTTTGAATAAAAAATTAGATTTATTTGGAGTTTTTATTATTGCTTTTGTGACTGCTTTAGGTGGGGGTACATTAAGAGATGTTTTGATTGGAAGAACTCCTGTGGGTTGGATGTTGGATTTGCAATATGTTTATTTGATTGTTATAGGTTTTGTAGTAGCTATTGTTTTTCGAAAAAAGCTGGATAAACTAAGGGTGTCTATGTTTCTTTTTGATACAATTGGCTTAGGTATTTTTACGTTAATAGGTCTCGAAAAGGGAATTGAAAAAGGATTGCATCCTATTGTTTGTATTGCGTTAGGTGCTATGACAGCTACTTTTGGTGGTGTCATTCGAGATATTTTGTGTAATGAAATACCAGTAGTTTTCAGAAGAGAAATTTATGCTACTGTTTGTATTTTGGGTGGTGTTTTGTTTTTTGTTTTACAAAATTGTAATGTAAGTAACGATTTTATATATCTAACAACTACTGTTTTTATGATCGTATTGCGACTTTTGGCTGTAAAATATAAGTGGTATTTACCGACTTTGTATTATAAAGGATAG
- a CDS encoding non-canonical purine NTP diphosphatase, translating to MKLVFASNNKNKIAEIQQMLPKEIQILSLEEIGCYDDIPETADTIEGNAILKANYVSEKFGYDCFADDTGLEVDALNGAPGVYSARYAGDQKNSEDNMNKLLTELKDKENRNANFKTVITLNLNGKQYSFTGIANGTITNEKKGNKGFGYDPIFLPKGNNKTFAEIEQKEKALLSHRGKATKELITFILNYPL from the coding sequence ATGAAGTTAGTTTTTGCATCCAATAATAAAAACAAAATCGCTGAAATTCAGCAAATGCTGCCAAAAGAAATCCAAATTTTAAGCCTTGAAGAAATTGGATGCTATGATGACATTCCAGAAACAGCAGATACGATTGAAGGTAACGCAATTTTAAAAGCAAACTATGTTAGTGAAAAATTTGGTTACGATTGCTTTGCAGACGACACAGGACTTGAAGTAGATGCTTTAAATGGAGCACCTGGCGTTTATTCAGCTAGGTATGCTGGAGATCAAAAAAACTCAGAAGACAACATGAATAAGTTGTTAACTGAATTAAAAGACAAAGAAAACAGAAATGCTAATTTCAAAACCGTTATCACATTAAACCTAAATGGAAAACAATATTCATTTACAGGAATAGCAAACGGAACCATTACCAACGAAAAGAAAGGAAATAAAGGCTTTGGATATGACCCAATATTCCTTCCTAAAGGAAATAATAAAACATTTGCAGAAATTGAACAAAAAGAAAAAGCACTATTAAGCCATAGAGGAAAAGCTACTAAAGAATTAATCACATTTATTTTAAACTATCCTTTATAA
- a CDS encoding lysophospholipid acyltransferase family protein: protein MQLIVYILLYPILFLISILPFPLLYIFSDFVCFLVYRVIGYRTKVVRGNLAMALPHLSNEERKIIEKKFYSHMCDMFLEMIKTMTISKKEIQKRFKFKNMDLYLETEKKGKSIALLCAHYASYEWVVSMNYYITFKGIGIYKKISNKYFDKLVHDIRSKFEAKLITTKETISTIESNHKNGILSIYGFASDQSPKSSSKAHWAKFMGIETPIHVGAELLAKRLDLTVMFLKTKKIKRGYYEASMELMTDNAKSIPNFEISEAFMKKVEEQIHEAPEFYLWTHKRWKHKREN, encoded by the coding sequence ATGCAGTTAATAGTATATATTCTTCTCTACCCTATTCTATTCTTAATTTCAATTCTACCATTCCCTTTGCTTTATATTTTTTCAGATTTTGTATGCTTTTTAGTCTACAGAGTTATCGGATACAGAACAAAGGTTGTACGAGGAAACTTAGCTATGGCTCTACCACACCTAAGCAATGAAGAAAGAAAAATCATTGAGAAAAAATTCTATTCACACATGTGTGATATGTTTTTAGAAATGATCAAAACAATGACTATTTCTAAAAAAGAAATTCAAAAGAGATTCAAATTTAAAAACATGGATCTTTATTTAGAAACCGAAAAAAAAGGAAAAAGCATTGCTTTATTATGTGCACATTACGCTAGTTATGAATGGGTAGTTTCAATGAATTACTACATCACCTTTAAAGGAATTGGTATCTATAAGAAGATTTCAAATAAATACTTTGACAAACTTGTTCACGATATACGATCAAAATTCGAAGCAAAACTAATCACAACTAAAGAAACCATTTCAACAATAGAAAGCAATCATAAAAACGGGATATTAAGCATCTATGGCTTCGCAAGTGACCAATCCCCAAAATCATCTTCAAAAGCGCACTGGGCGAAGTTTATGGGAATCGAAACACCAATACACGTTGGTGCCGAATTATTAGCCAAAAGACTAGACTTAACAGTCATGTTCTTAAAAACTAAAAAAATAAAGAGAGGCTACTATGAAGCTTCAATGGAATTAATGACCGACAATGCTAAATCAATACCAAATTTTGAAATATCGGAAGCATTCATGAAAAAAGTAGAAGAACAGATTCATGAAGCTCCAGAATTCTACCTTTGGACTCATAAAAGATGGAAACACAAAAGAGAAAATTAA